From one Novosphingobium sp. genomic stretch:
- a CDS encoding DUF1801 domain-containing protein, translating into MSDDASPSARIDAKLASLGDWRGETLLRMRALIHQADPGVEETVKWAKPSNPAGVPIWEHAGILCTGEVYKAYVKLTFAQGAALADPTGLFNASLDGGTRRAIDLREGDEVDAQAFVALVEEAVAFNLAKKAPGKG; encoded by the coding sequence CGCATCGATGCCAAACTGGCCAGCCTCGGCGACTGGCGGGGCGAGACATTGTTGCGCATGCGGGCCCTGATCCATCAGGCCGATCCCGGTGTCGAGGAAACCGTGAAATGGGCAAAGCCTTCCAATCCGGCGGGCGTGCCGATTTGGGAGCATGCCGGCATCCTCTGCACGGGCGAGGTCTATAAGGCCTATGTGAAGCTCACCTTTGCCCAGGGCGCCGCGCTGGCTGATCCGACCGGGCTGTTCAACGCCAGTCTGGATGGCGGCACGCGCCGGGCGATCGATCTGCGTGAAGGGGATGAGGTCGATGCGCAGGCCTTCGTGGCGCTGGTCGAGGAGGCAGTGGCCTTCAATCTGGCAAAGAAAGCACCTGGCAAGGGCTGA
- a CDS encoding putative DNA modification/repair radical SAM protein, protein MSSLIASSKSLSLADKLAILADAAKYDASCASSGGKKRTSRDDKGGKGLGSNPGGMGICHAYAPDGRCISLLKILLTNSCVFDCHYCINRASSNVRRARFTAAEVVTLTLDFYRRNYIEGLFLSSGIIHSPDYTMEQILEVARSLREDHDFRGYIHLKTIPDADPALVEAAGRHADRVSINVELPTVSGLRRLAPDKSQQRIEGAMGTMRRAITDGHDARSRYRSAPSFAPAGQSTQMIVGADAATDRDIVARAATLYDRFDLRRVYYSAFSPIPDASTVLPLRRPPLMREHRLYQSDWLLRYYGFSPQEVGAAADPATGMLPLDIDPKLAWALRFRDSFPVDLNRAPRELLLRIPGLGVRAVDAILAARRLRRLTLEDVARMTVSIRKLRPFIVTADWRPLALADRADLRTLLAPKPAQLELFAA, encoded by the coding sequence ATGTCGTCGCTGATCGCTTCCTCGAAATCTCTGTCTCTGGCCGACAAGCTGGCCATCCTGGCTGACGCGGCCAAATATGATGCTTCCTGCGCCTCATCGGGCGGCAAGAAGCGGACCTCTCGTGACGATAAAGGCGGGAAGGGGCTGGGCTCCAACCCTGGTGGCATGGGTATCTGCCATGCCTATGCGCCGGATGGGCGCTGCATCAGTCTGCTGAAAATCCTGCTGACCAACAGTTGCGTCTTCGACTGCCACTACTGCATCAACCGCGCCTCCTCCAATGTGCGCCGCGCCCGCTTCACGGCGGCGGAGGTGGTGACGCTGACGCTGGATTTCTATCGCCGCAACTATATCGAGGGGCTGTTCCTCTCCTCGGGCATCATCCATTCGCCCGATTACACGATGGAGCAGATCCTCGAAGTGGCGCGCTCCCTGCGCGAGGACCATGATTTCCGCGGCTATATCCATTTGAAAACCATCCCCGATGCCGACCCCGCTCTGGTGGAGGCTGCGGGCCGCCATGCCGACCGCGTCTCGATCAATGTCGAGCTGCCGACCGTCAGCGGGCTGCGCCGCCTGGCGCCGGACAAGTCACAGCAGCGCATCGAGGGCGCGATGGGCACGATGCGCCGCGCGATCACCGATGGCCATGATGCGCGCAGCCGCTATCGCTCGGCGCCCTCTTTCGCGCCTGCCGGGCAATCGACGCAGATGATCGTCGGCGCCGATGCCGCCACCGATCGCGATATCGTGGCGCGGGCCGCGACGCTTTATGATCGCTTCGATTTGCGCCGGGTCTATTATTCGGCCTTCAGCCCGATCCCCGACGCCAGCACGGTGCTGCCGCTGCGCCGCCCGCCTTTGATGCGCGAGCATCGGCTGTATCAATCCGACTGGCTGCTGCGCTATTATGGCTTTTCGCCGCAGGAGGTGGGCGCCGCCGCCGATCCCGCGACGGGGATGCTGCCGCTCGACATCGATCCCAAGCTGGCCTGGGCGCTGCGCTTTCGTGACAGCTTTCCGGTCGATCTCAACCGCGCTCCGCGTGAACTGCTGCTGCGCATTCCGGGGCTGGGGGTAAGGGCGGTCGATGCCATTCTGGCGGCGCGGCGGTTGCGGCGTCTCACGCTGGAGGATGTGGCGCGGATGACCGTCTCCATCCGCAAGCTTCGTCCCTTTATCGTCACCGCCGACTGGCGTCCGCTGGCGCTGGCGGATCGCGCCGATCTGCGCACGCTGTTGGCGCCCAAACCGGCCCAGCTTGAGCTGTTCGCGGCCTGA
- a CDS encoding HU family DNA-binding protein translates to MNNSDLADKLAADHGTTKADARKLVDAVFAAIADAAAAGEEISLNGFGKFKVKETAEREGRNPATGAAMTIAAAKKLTFTPAKAVKDKLNG, encoded by the coding sequence ATGAACAACAGTGATCTCGCCGACAAGCTGGCTGCCGACCATGGCACCACCAAGGCTGATGCCCGCAAGCTGGTCGATGCGGTTTTCGCCGCCATCGCCGACGCGGCCGCTGCCGGTGAGGAAATCAGCCTGAACGGCTTCGGCAAGTTCAAGGTCAAGGAAACCGCCGAGCGCGAAGGCCGCAACCCCGCCACGGGCGCTGCCATGACCATCGCGGCTGCCAAGAAGCTGACCTTCACGCCTGCCAAGGCGGTCAAGGACAAGCTGAACGGCTGA
- a CDS encoding MFS transporter, with protein sequence MSALAPPSSGLFRSLRNGNYRLWTMGAFVSNIGTWVQRTAQDWLVLTMLTHHSAAAVGIVMALQFGPQMLLLPWTGVAADRFDQRKLLMITQAIMGALALGLGVLTLTGMVSLWQVYVFAFIFGCASAFDAPTRQTFVGQLVGDADLPNAVALNATSFNSARMIGPAVAGLIIAAAGTGWSFIINGISFFAVLLAMLAMDKDELLAPPRSRRGQGGFVEGLRYVRARPDLIAILSMLFLIGTFGLNFPIFISTMAVGEFHADARAYGLLSSMMAVGTVAGALFNAQQERPRFVMLIASSALFALGCTLAALAPTYWAFGAALLVTGIASLTFTNATNSLMQLSTEPAMRGRVMALRVGIALGGTPLGAPVVGFVADHAGPRWALGVAAAAGVASLLVGWRALRWIMPGVRA encoded by the coding sequence ATGAGCGCTCTGGCGCCCCCCTCCAGCGGGCTGTTCCGCTCCTTGCGCAACGGCAATTACCGGCTGTGGACGATGGGCGCCTTTGTCTCGAACATCGGCACATGGGTGCAGCGCACCGCGCAGGACTGGCTGGTGCTGACCATGCTGACGCATCACAGCGCTGCTGCGGTGGGCATCGTCATGGCACTGCAGTTCGGCCCGCAGATGCTGCTGCTGCCATGGACAGGCGTGGCCGCGGACCGGTTCGACCAGCGCAAGCTGTTGATGATCACGCAGGCCATCATGGGCGCGCTGGCCCTGGGCCTTGGCGTGCTGACGCTGACCGGCATGGTCAGCCTGTGGCAGGTCTATGTCTTCGCCTTCATCTTCGGCTGCGCCTCGGCCTTCGATGCGCCGACCCGCCAGACCTTCGTGGGCCAACTGGTGGGCGATGCGGACCTGCCCAATGCGGTGGCGCTCAACGCCACCAGCTTCAACAGCGCGCGCATGATCGGCCCGGCGGTGGCGGGGCTGATCATCGCGGCGGCGGGCACCGGCTGGTCCTTTATCATCAACGGCATCTCCTTCTTCGCGGTGCTGCTGGCCATGCTGGCGATGGACAAGGACGAGCTGCTTGCGCCCCCGCGCTCCCGGAGGGGCCAGGGCGGCTTTGTTGAAGGGCTACGCTATGTCCGTGCCCGGCCCGATCTGATCGCGATCCTCTCGATGCTGTTCCTGATCGGCACTTTCGGGCTGAACTTCCCGATCTTCATCTCGACCATGGCGGTGGGCGAGTTTCATGCCGATGCGCGCGCCTATGGCCTGCTCTCCTCGATGATGGCGGTGGGCACGGTGGCGGGCGCGCTGTTCAACGCGCAGCAGGAACGTCCGCGCTTTGTCATGCTCATCGCCAGCAGCGCGCTTTTCGCGCTGGGCTGTACGCTGGCCGCGCTGGCGCCGACCTATTGGGCCTTTGGCGCGGCACTGCTGGTGACGGGCATCGCCTCGCTGACCTTCACCAATGCCACCAACAGCCTGATGCAGCTCTCCACCGAACCGGCGATGCGCGGACGAGTGATGGCGCTGCGCGTCGGCATCGCGCTGGGCGGCACGCCGCTGGGCGCGCCGGTGGTGGGCTTTGTCGCCGACCATGCGGGCCCGCGCTGGGCGCTGGGCGTGGCGGCGGCGGCGGGGGTGGCCTCGCTGCTGGTGGGCTGGCGGGCGCTGCGCTGGATCATGCCGGGGGTGCGGGCGTAA
- a CDS encoding MarR family transcriptional regulator encodes MSSDTPPFASALAHDLRANFRALKRRFREQAPAGELTPAQIAVVNRLEGGPSTASALARAEGMRPQSMGPIIAALDSAGVIQGRPDPSDGRQTLLSLTDLYREQLNARREARQDWLEGIIATRLSPEEQQVLAQANALLRRIVES; translated from the coding sequence ATGAGTTCCGATACGCCCCCCTTTGCCTCCGCTCTGGCCCATGATCTGCGCGCCAACTTTCGCGCCCTGAAGCGCCGTTTCCGCGAACAGGCGCCCGCTGGTGAGCTGACGCCCGCGCAAATCGCCGTCGTCAACCGACTCGAGGGTGGGCCCAGCACCGCCTCGGCCCTCGCCCGCGCGGAGGGGATGCGCCCGCAATCGATGGGCCCGATCATCGCGGCGCTCGACAGCGCCGGGGTCATTCAGGGCAGGCCTGACCCCAGCGACGGGCGCCAGACCTTGCTCTCCCTCACCGACCTCTATCGCGAACAGCTCAACGCTCGGCGCGAGGCACGGCAGGACTGGCTGGAGGGCATCATCGCCACCCGCCTCTCCCCGGAAGAGCAGCAGGTTCTGGCTCAGGCGAATGCCCTGCTGCGCCGGATCGTGGAATCATGA
- a CDS encoding UdgX family uracil-DNA binding protein (This protein belongs to the uracil DNA glycosylase superfamily, members of which act in excision repair of DNA. However, it belongs more specifically to UdgX branch, whose founding member was found to bind uracil in DNA (where it does not belong), without cleaving it, appears to promote DNA repair by a pathway involving RecA, rather than base excision.), producing MHRICLDAPDDVEGWRDHARRLAQAGIPAEAVVWQVGDAPGDLFGGEGAVLPPADPAAQLTVPKSFVTLAGQALLHSDPQRFALLYALLLRVLQTPAVLDDRADPLLRRVEGMASAVRRDLHKMHAFLRFRELREGDEPRFVAWYEPEHHILRTNAGFFVDRFTNMRWSILTPQGTLHWNGEVLSEGPPARRGDAPSDDPVEAVWKTYYSSIFNPARLMTRAMLKEMPRKYWKNMPETALVPGLIADARRRELAMIEQAPAAPRVSRHATPQDRAAALALLREEAAGCRRCGLCGPATQTVFGEGPEDAAIMVVGEQPGDQEDLAGRPFIGPAGALFDRALAAAGVPRDRLYVTNAVKHFKFEQRGKHRLHARPNVGEIDACRWWIDQERAILRPRLVIAMGKTALRSLTGRDIPIGHEGGQDLMLADGTPCHITLHPSHLLRLPSRDQAEQGFARYVEDLRAAGRLLATSAAETDR from the coding sequence ATGCACCGCATCTGCCTCGATGCGCCCGACGATGTCGAAGGCTGGCGAGACCATGCCCGCCGACTGGCCCAGGCGGGCATCCCGGCGGAGGCGGTGGTGTGGCAAGTGGGCGATGCACCGGGCGATTTGTTTGGCGGGGAAGGGGCGGTTCTGCCACCTGCCGATCCCGCCGCCCAGCTGACCGTGCCCAAAAGCTTCGTTACGCTGGCCGGGCAGGCTTTGCTGCACAGCGATCCGCAGCGTTTCGCGCTGCTCTATGCCCTGCTGCTGCGGGTGCTGCAAACGCCCGCCGTGCTCGATGACCGCGCCGATCCGCTGCTGCGCCGGGTGGAGGGCATGGCCAGCGCGGTGCGGCGCGACCTTCACAAGATGCACGCCTTTCTGCGCTTCCGGGAACTGCGCGAAGGAGACGAGCCCCGCTTCGTCGCCTGGTACGAGCCTGAGCACCATATCCTGCGCACCAATGCCGGTTTCTTCGTCGATCGCTTCACCAACATGCGCTGGTCGATCCTGACGCCGCAAGGCACGCTGCACTGGAACGGCGAGGTGCTGAGCGAAGGCCCGCCTGCCCGGCGCGGCGATGCTCCATCTGACGACCCGGTCGAGGCCGTGTGGAAGACCTATTACAGTTCGATCTTCAATCCCGCGCGGCTGATGACGCGGGCGATGCTGAAGGAAATGCCGCGCAAATATTGGAAGAACATGCCCGAGACCGCACTGGTGCCGGGGCTGATCGCCGATGCAAGGCGGCGCGAGCTGGCGATGATCGAGCAGGCCCCTGCCGCGCCGCGTGTCAGCCGCCATGCGACGCCTCAGGACCGCGCGGCGGCACTGGCGCTGCTGCGCGAGGAGGCGGCCGGCTGCAGGCGCTGCGGCCTGTGCGGCCCGGCCACCCAGACTGTCTTCGGCGAGGGGCCGGAGGATGCCGCGATCATGGTGGTCGGTGAACAGCCCGGCGATCAGGAGGATCTGGCGGGGCGGCCCTTCATCGGCCCGGCGGGGGCGCTGTTTGATCGGGCTCTGGCGGCGGCGGGGGTGCCGCGCGACAGGCTTTACGTCACTAATGCGGTCAAGCATTTCAAATTCGAGCAGCGCGGCAAGCACCGCCTGCACGCCCGCCCGAATGTGGGAGAGATCGACGCCTGCCGCTGGTGGATCGATCAGGAGCGCGCGATCCTGCGCCCGCGTCTGGTGATCGCCATGGGCAAGACCGCGTTGCGCTCGCTGACCGGGCGGGACATTCCCATTGGGCACGAGGGCGGGCAGGATCTGATGCTGGCCGATGGCACGCCCTGTCATATCACGCTGCATCCCAGCCATCTGCTCCGCCTGCCATCGCGGGATCAGGCGGAGCAGGGCTTTGCGCGCTATGTCGAGGATCTGCGCGCGGCGGGGCGTCTGCTTGCTACTTCAGCGGCAGAAACAGATCGGTGA
- a CDS encoding AraC family transcriptional regulator, whose protein sequence is MPPSDETGHYHRRMQRVLDHIDRHLDGDLGLEALSQVAAFSKHHFHRQFSALFGISLHRYVQQVRMKRASWQLAYRGETVTDIGLDAGYEAPDSFARAFRQRIGQAPQAFRENPDWSAWATALAPLAQARSRLMTQRFSIDDVTLRDMQDEPVALMTHRGDPPLLGETIRRFIAWRKATGLRAATHATYTIFHTDPEVSSPENYRIDLATAIRRALTQQDAEAGAEASVIPGGRCAVLRVLGNSDDLRPAAEFLYGTWLPASGEELRDVPLYAQRVKFFPDVPEVEAITDLFLPLK, encoded by the coding sequence ATGCCGCCTTCAGACGAAACCGGGCACTACCATCGCCGCATGCAGCGCGTGCTCGATCATATCGACCGTCATCTCGACGGCGATCTGGGGCTTGAGGCGCTCAGCCAGGTCGCGGCCTTTTCGAAGCACCATTTCCACCGGCAGTTCAGCGCACTCTTCGGGATATCGCTGCACCGCTATGTGCAACAGGTGCGGATGAAGCGCGCCTCTTGGCAACTGGCCTATCGCGGCGAGACGGTCACCGACATCGGCCTCGATGCCGGTTACGAGGCGCCCGACAGCTTTGCCCGCGCCTTTCGCCAACGCATCGGGCAGGCTCCGCAGGCGTTTCGCGAGAACCCTGACTGGTCGGCATGGGCCACAGCACTGGCGCCGCTGGCTCAGGCAAGGAGCAGACTGATGACCCAGCGCTTTTCCATCGACGACGTAACCCTGCGCGACATGCAGGATGAACCCGTCGCCCTGATGACCCATCGCGGCGATCCCCCGCTGCTGGGCGAGACGATCCGCCGCTTTATCGCCTGGCGCAAGGCGACGGGCCTGCGCGCGGCGACGCATGCCACCTACACCATCTTCCACACCGATCCCGAGGTCAGCAGCCCGGAAAATTATCGCATCGATCTGGCCACCGCGATCCGCCGTGCTCTGACTCAGCAGGACGCAGAGGCCGGAGCCGAGGCGAGCGTGATCCCCGGCGGACGCTGCGCCGTGCTGCGCGTGCTGGGCAACAGCGACGATCTGCGCCCGGCGGCGGAATTCCTCTATGGCACATGGCTGCCTGCCAGCGGCGAGGAGTTGCGCGACGTGCCGCTCTATGCCCAGCGTGTGAAGTTCTTCCCTGATGTGCCCGAGGTCGAGGCGATCACCGATCTGTTTCTGCCGCTGAAGTAG